One part of the Streptomyces lienomycini genome encodes these proteins:
- a CDS encoding alkaline phosphatase D family protein, which produces MSPRPLPGRRSVLRGSLAASAALTLPTALGAAPAFARSGRPGAGWGVQAGDVTAHSGLVWVRSDRPARMVVETSATESFRRTHRWHGPLLGRDTDFTGTTRLHGLPPGEQIHYRVLLADPDDPRRTGEPVTGTFRTVPVRRRDGVRFVWSGDLAGQGWGINPDLGGYRIYDAMGALDPDFFLCSGDNIYADGPIPETAALPDGGTWRNITTEEKSKVAESLAEFRGNFRYNLLDENLRRFNARVPSVVQWDDHEVRNNWYPGQVIAETDDRYTEKSVDVLAARARRAFGEYVPISTLRPGAREGRVHRVLRQGPLLDVFVLDMRTYRDANSPGDQRVDRQGILGREQLEWLERELARSRAVWKVIAADMPIGLVVPDATEGAANFEAIAQGDPGAPLGRELQIAELLRFVKHRRITGTVWLTADVHHTSAQHYQPSRAAFDDFEPFWEFVSGPLNAGAFPASQLDGTFGPERVFVKAPTASNVSPAGGYQFFGEVDIDGESAEMTVRLREQDGTVLFTKVLRPGRVGQ; this is translated from the coding sequence ATGTCCCCTCGTCCGTTGCCCGGTCGCCGCAGCGTGCTGCGCGGCTCGCTCGCCGCGTCGGCGGCCCTGACCCTGCCGACCGCCCTCGGGGCGGCGCCGGCGTTCGCACGCTCCGGGCGGCCGGGGGCCGGGTGGGGCGTGCAGGCGGGAGACGTGACCGCCCACTCCGGTCTGGTCTGGGTGCGCTCGGACCGGCCGGCCCGGATGGTGGTCGAGACGTCCGCGACCGAGTCGTTCCGCCGCACCCACCGGTGGCACGGCCCGCTGCTCGGCCGCGACACCGACTTCACCGGCACCACCCGGCTGCACGGACTGCCGCCGGGCGAGCAGATCCACTACCGCGTCCTCCTCGCCGACCCGGACGACCCGCGCCGTACGGGCGAGCCGGTGACCGGCACCTTCCGCACCGTGCCGGTCCGCCGACGCGACGGTGTGCGCTTCGTGTGGTCCGGCGACCTCGCGGGCCAGGGCTGGGGCATCAACCCCGACCTCGGCGGCTACCGCATCTACGACGCCATGGGCGCCCTGGACCCCGACTTCTTCCTGTGCAGCGGCGACAACATCTACGCCGACGGCCCCATCCCCGAGACGGCCGCTCTGCCCGACGGCGGCACCTGGCGGAACATCACGACCGAGGAGAAGTCCAAGGTCGCCGAGAGCCTCGCCGAGTTCCGCGGCAACTTCCGCTACAACCTGCTCGACGAGAACCTGCGGCGCTTCAACGCGCGGGTCCCGTCGGTCGTCCAGTGGGACGACCACGAGGTGCGCAACAACTGGTACCCCGGCCAGGTGATCGCGGAGACCGACGACCGGTACACGGAGAAGAGCGTCGACGTGCTGGCCGCCCGCGCCCGGCGCGCGTTCGGCGAGTACGTCCCGATCTCCACGCTGCGCCCCGGCGCCCGGGAGGGACGCGTGCACCGGGTGCTGCGCCAGGGACCGCTCCTCGACGTGTTCGTGCTGGACATGCGCACGTACCGCGACGCCAACTCCCCCGGCGACCAGCGCGTCGACCGGCAGGGCATCCTGGGCCGCGAGCAGTTGGAGTGGCTCGAGCGGGAGCTGGCGCGGTCGCGTGCGGTGTGGAAGGTGATCGCCGCCGACATGCCGATCGGACTGGTCGTGCCCGACGCCACCGAGGGCGCGGCCAACTTCGAGGCGATCGCGCAGGGCGACCCCGGGGCGCCCCTCGGGCGCGAGTTGCAGATCGCGGAGCTGCTGCGCTTCGTCAAGCACCGGCGCATCACCGGCACGGTGTGGCTGACGGCCGACGTGCACCACACCTCGGCCCAGCACTACCAGCCCTCGCGGGCGGCGTTCGACGACTTCGAGCCGTTCTGGGAGTTCGTGTCCGGGCCGCTCAACGCGGGCGCGTTCCCGGCCAGTCAGCTGGACGGCACGTTCGGTCCCGAGCGGGTCTTCGTGAAGGCGCCGACCGCCTCCAACGTCTCGCCCGCGGGCGGCTACCAGTTCTTCGGCGAGGTCGACATCGACGGCGAGAGCGCCGAGATGACGGTGCGGCTGCGCGAGCAGGACGGCACGGTGCTGTTCACGAAGGTGCTCCGGCCGGGCCGGGTCGGCCAGTAG
- a CDS encoding acyl-CoA dehydrogenase family protein, which translates to MRFLERERTTLAKLLPDLDPALREIPLMELERPGSPGIRHFRDSGAPGLLVPESHQGRGATALDALRVQRAIGSRSPSLAVATTMHHFSMATLVGLGGLGDGLEWMLIEGVASSNRVIASGFAEGRSGAGILDPSMTATATADGVRINGVKRPCSLAHSMDVLTAGVMIPREDGKGDELAVALVPADSEGLSVSGFWSSTFLAGAESDQVTLTDVLVPPELVLRTATASGERLDELQTAGLVWFQVLMTGSYLGAASALVERVLQNDRIPEHERVRLFTETEAAMATAEGVARRVDAGELDESALAQALCVRYGVQDALARIVPRAVELLGGLNFMTSDEVGHLAACANGLALHPPSRSRMTGPLATYLADGPLTIA; encoded by the coding sequence ATGAGATTCCTCGAGCGTGAACGCACCACCCTCGCCAAGCTGCTGCCCGACCTGGACCCCGCCCTGCGCGAGATCCCCCTGATGGAACTCGAGCGGCCCGGCAGCCCCGGCATCCGGCACTTCCGGGACAGCGGCGCCCCCGGACTGCTCGTCCCGGAGTCCCACCAGGGGCGCGGCGCCACCGCGCTGGACGCGCTGCGCGTCCAGCGGGCCATCGGCAGCCGGTCGCCGTCCCTGGCGGTCGCCACCACCATGCACCACTTCTCCATGGCCACCCTGGTCGGGCTCGGCGGTCTCGGCGACGGCCTGGAGTGGATGCTGATCGAGGGCGTGGCGTCGAGCAACCGGGTCATCGCCTCCGGCTTCGCCGAGGGCCGCAGCGGCGCCGGGATCCTGGACCCGTCGATGACCGCCACCGCGACCGCCGACGGCGTCCGGATCAACGGCGTCAAACGGCCCTGCAGCCTGGCCCACTCCATGGACGTGCTCACCGCGGGCGTGATGATCCCGCGCGAGGACGGCAAGGGCGACGAACTGGCCGTCGCCCTCGTGCCCGCAGACAGCGAGGGGCTGAGCGTCAGCGGCTTCTGGTCCAGCACCTTCCTGGCCGGAGCCGAGAGCGATCAGGTCACGCTCACCGACGTCCTGGTCCCGCCGGAACTCGTCCTGCGCACCGCGACCGCCTCGGGGGAGCGCCTGGACGAGCTCCAGACCGCCGGCCTGGTCTGGTTCCAGGTGCTGATGACGGGCAGCTACCTCGGCGCCGCCTCCGCCCTGGTGGAACGCGTGCTGCAGAACGACCGGATTCCCGAGCACGAGCGCGTGCGCCTCTTCACCGAGACCGAGGCCGCCATGGCCACCGCCGAGGGCGTCGCCCGTCGCGTCGACGCCGGGGAACTGGACGAGTCGGCTCTCGCGCAGGCGCTGTGCGTGCGCTACGGCGTCCAGGACGCCCTCGCCCGCATCGTCCCGCGCGCGGTCGAACTGCTCGGCGGACTGAACTTCATGACCTCCGACGAGGTGGGCCACCTGGCCGCCTGCGCCAACGGACTGGCCCTGCACCCGCCCTCGCGCTCGCGCATGACGGGCCCGCTCGCCACGTACCTGGCCGACGGCCCGCTCACCATCGCCTGA
- the pdxR gene encoding MocR-like pyridoxine biosynthesis transcription factor PdxR, which produces MTSAWELLLPAASAPARARGRALQEALREAVRSGRLAAGTRLPSSRDLAADLGVSRGLVTEAYEQLTAEGYLRSGRGAGTWVGDAVRAARPRARDLAPRSPGDRADFVPGTPDLSLFPRSAWAAAQRSVLTDLPHEGLGYPDPRGLPRLRTALAELLARRRGVVADPERIVVVSGVAQATALLASVLHARGTRTAGVEDPGSPQHSALYASAGVDTVPLPLDEEGLAMSPLRASGVRVVVTTPAHQFPTGIGYSARRRAELLDWARSVDGLVLEDDYDGDFRYDRAPVGSLQGLDPERVAYTGSVSKSLAPGLRLGWLLVPDRLSDEVVERKRTTDLGHPALDQALFARFVERGDYDRQLRACQRAYRERRDALVAALAEHFPGSRVTGIAAGLHAIATLPERYGPEERFLARVARAGVAVRPLTAYGHPGAAGRPGTYGHHGTAGGPGAGARVRLVLGYAHLSPGRIRAGVGRMAAAV; this is translated from the coding sequence ATGACGTCTGCGTGGGAGTTGCTGCTGCCCGCGGCCTCGGCACCGGCACGCGCGCGTGGCCGTGCCTTGCAGGAGGCGCTGCGGGAGGCGGTCCGCTCGGGCCGGCTCGCCGCGGGCACCCGTCTGCCGTCGAGCCGGGACCTCGCGGCCGACCTGGGCGTGTCGCGGGGTCTTGTCACGGAGGCGTACGAGCAGTTGACGGCCGAGGGGTACCTGCGCAGCGGGCGCGGTGCGGGGACCTGGGTGGGAGACGCCGTGCGGGCCGCCCGGCCGCGCGCGCGTGATCTCGCCCCGCGTTCCCCCGGCGACCGGGCCGACTTCGTGCCGGGGACACCCGACCTGTCGCTCTTCCCCCGCTCGGCGTGGGCCGCGGCGCAGCGGAGCGTGCTGACCGACCTGCCGCACGAGGGCCTCGGCTATCCCGACCCGCGCGGCCTGCCCCGGCTGCGGACCGCGCTGGCCGAACTGCTCGCGCGGCGCCGGGGCGTGGTGGCGGACCCCGAGCGGATCGTGGTCGTCTCCGGGGTGGCGCAGGCGACGGCGCTGCTGGCGAGCGTGCTGCACGCGCGCGGGACGCGCACCGCCGGTGTCGAGGACCCCGGCAGCCCCCAGCACAGCGCCCTGTACGCCTCGGCGGGCGTGGACACCGTGCCCCTGCCCCTGGACGAGGAGGGACTCGCCATGAGCCCGCTGCGTGCCTCGGGCGTACGCGTCGTGGTGACGACACCGGCGCACCAGTTCCCCACCGGGATCGGCTACTCGGCGCGACGCCGTGCCGAACTGCTGGACTGGGCGCGGTCGGTGGACGGCCTGGTCCTGGAGGACGACTACGACGGCGACTTCCGTTACGACCGCGCCCCCGTCGGCTCGCTCCAGGGTCTCGATCCGGAACGCGTCGCCTACACGGGCTCGGTCAGCAAGTCCCTTGCACCGGGACTGCGGCTGGGCTGGCTCCTGGTGCCGGACCGGCTCTCGGACGAGGTCGTCGAACGCAAGCGCACCACCGACCTCGGGCATCCGGCACTCGACCAGGCGCTCTTCGCCCGCTTCGTGGAGCGCGGCGACTACGACCGTCAGCTCCGTGCCTGCCAGCGCGCCTACCGCGAGCGCCGCGACGCCCTGGTCGCCGCGCTGGCCGAGCACTTCCCCGGCTCGCGAGTCACCGGCATCGCCGCCGGCCTGCACGCCATCGCCACGCTTCCCGAGCGGTACGGGCCCGAGGAGCGCTTCCTGGCCCGCGTGGCGCGGGCGGGCGTCGCGGTGCGCCCGCTGACGGCGTACGGGCATCCGGGGGCGGCCGGTCGTCCCGGGACGTACGGGCACCACGGGACAGCCGGTGGCCCGGGGGCGGGCGCGCGGGTGCGGCTGGTCCTGGGATACGCGCACCTGTCACCGGGGCGGATCCGGGCAGGGGTGGGGAGGATGGCGGCGGCGGTGTGA
- a CDS encoding bifunctional lysylphosphatidylglycerol flippase/synthetase MprF, with product MPSVLDTLAAHSDNPSSFLALNSGNTYFHDDRFEGTCAYRTSGRYVLQFGGPFTAPEHRGRLLEAFAAHTGRRLVAVQLQRADAELYAAHGFTVNQIGASYAVDLSRFTLRGSRFVRLRNKISRARRAGLEVAEVRDGDDCAELDRIDQSWLREKGRHVKELRFLVGQRTGVLQRHRRLFVGRIDGEVVGYVNYSPVYGSRPGMLHDLSRRRPDAPPGVMEALNATVMERLTADGAGWLHFGFTPFTGLEPGHELPGASRTFTRFARLLAEHGDAVYPAASQLEYKQKWAPHAVLPEYIAFRGRPRPGAVWQLLRATNAV from the coding sequence ATGCCGTCCGTACTTGACACGCTCGCCGCACACAGCGACAACCCCAGTTCATTTCTCGCCCTCAACAGCGGAAACACCTACTTCCACGACGACCGGTTCGAGGGAACCTGCGCCTATCGCACCTCCGGCCGCTACGTCCTGCAATTCGGCGGCCCCTTCACGGCGCCCGAGCACCGCGGGCGACTGCTGGAGGCGTTCGCCGCCCACACCGGCCGCCGCCTGGTCGCCGTACAACTGCAACGGGCGGACGCCGAGCTGTACGCGGCCCACGGGTTCACGGTCAACCAGATCGGGGCGTCGTACGCCGTCGACCTGAGCCGGTTCACCCTGCGGGGCTCGCGGTTCGTGCGCCTGCGGAACAAGATCTCGCGCGCCCGCCGGGCCGGTCTGGAGGTCGCCGAGGTCCGGGACGGCGACGACTGCGCCGAGCTGGACCGCATCGACCAGAGCTGGCTGCGGGAGAAGGGCCGGCACGTCAAGGAGCTGCGGTTCCTGGTCGGTCAGCGGACCGGCGTCCTCCAGCGGCACCGCCGCCTGTTCGTCGGCCGGATCGACGGCGAGGTGGTCGGGTACGTCAACTACTCGCCGGTCTACGGCAGCCGCCCCGGCATGCTGCACGACCTCAGCCGACGCCGCCCGGACGCCCCGCCCGGCGTGATGGAGGCGCTCAACGCCACCGTCATGGAACGGCTCACCGCCGACGGGGCCGGCTGGCTGCACTTCGGGTTCACCCCGTTCACCGGACTCGAACCGGGACACGAACTCCCCGGCGCCAGCCGTACGTTCACCCGGTTCGCCCGCCTGCTGGCCGAGCACGGCGACGCCGTCTACCCCGCGGCCTCCCAGCTCGAGTACAAGCAGAAGTGGGCCCCGCACGCGGTGCTCCCGGAGTACATCGCCTTTCGCGGCAGGCCCCGCCCCGGCGCCGTCTGGCAGCTGTTGCGCGCCACCAACGCCGTGTGA